In a genomic window of Apteryx mantelli isolate bAptMan1 chromosome 2, bAptMan1.hap1, whole genome shotgun sequence:
- the SDCBP gene encoding syntenin-1 → MSLYPSLEDLKVDKVIQAQTAFSSNPANPAILSEASAPIPYDGGLYPRLYPELSQYMGLSLNEEEVQRNLPVATTAQLQGQLVTRPSTNYMVAPVTGNDIGIHRAEIKQGIREAILCKDQDGKIGLRLKSVDNGIFVQLVQANSPASLAGLRFGDQVLQINGENCAGWSSDKAHKVLKQASGERISMIIRDRPFERIITMHKDSTGHVGFIFKNGKITSIVKDSSAARNGLLTEHIICEINGQNVIGLKDPQIADILATAGNVVTITIMPSSIYEYIIKRMATSIMKSLMDHSVPEV, encoded by the exons GCTCAGACCGCCTTTTCTTCAAACCCAGCTAATCCAGCGATTTTGTCTGAGGCCTCTGCTCCCATTCCTTATGATGGAG GCTTATATCCAAGACTGTATCCAGAACTTTCTCAGTACATGGGACTGAGCCTCAATGAAGAAGAGGTGCAGAGAAACTTGCCAGTGGCAACAACTGCTCAGTTACAGGGT caACTGGTAACACGACCTTCTACTAATTACATGGTAGCTCCAGTGACTGGAAATGATATTGGAATTCACAGAGCAGAAATTAAGCAAGGCATCCGGGAAGCAATTTTGTGTAAGGATCAAGATGGCAAAATTGGACTTCGCCTTAAGTCTGTTGACAAT GGTATATTTGTCCAGTTAGTACAGGCAAACTCTCCAGCATCTCTAGCTGGTCTGCGATTTGGGGACCAAGTTCTGCAGATCAATGGTGAAAACTGTGCAGGATGGAGTTCTGATAAAGCTCATAAAGTTCTGAAACAGGCTTCTGGAGAGAGAATTTCAATGATCATTCGGGACAG gccttttGAACGAATTATTACTATGCATAAAGACAGTACAGGGCATGTTGGTTTCATATTCAAGAATGGAAAAATAACCTCAATAGTGAAAGACAGTTCTGCTGCAAGAAATGGACTTCTTACAGAGCACATCATCTGTGAAATTAATGGCCAGAATGTAATTGGATTGAAG GACCCCCAGATAGCAGACATTTTGGCAACAGCTGGGAATGTAGTGACCATTACCATCATGCCTTCCAGTATTTATGAGTATATAATAAAGAG gaTGGCAACTAGCATTATGAAAAGTTTGATGGATCACTCAGTTCCTGAAGTCTGA
- the NSMAF gene encoding protein FAN: MAFVRKRRLERERCSKERFSLLLLNLEEHYFEHHTANHIMNKGCRDERKIRGSLKICSKSIIFEPDEKIQPIIKISLRDCISIKAPEHNEGNNPFTWDTSGGISVVCNQVFLIKERNIIGPYKTVRGRTEYLFQLDVAGKLGDVVQTLHQLYRASCLDKLGDQAAMITAILQSRLARTSFDKNRFQSISETLHMECKAEMVTPLVTNPGHVCVTDANLYFQPLNGYPKPVVQITLQNVRRIYKRRHGLMPLGLEVFCTENGLCSDIYLKFYNYQDRDELYFLIATYIENHITEHTAESYMLQWQRGHISNYQYLLHLNNLADRSCNDLSQYPVFPWIIADYSSSVLDLTKPETFRDLSKPIGALNKERLDRLLTRYREMPDPKFMYGSHYSSPGYVLFYLVRVAPEYMLCLQNGKFDHADRMFNSLAETWKNCLDGATDFKELIPEFYENDSSFLINSLKLDLGKRQGGKTVEDVELPPWASGPDDFLQKSQEALESQYVSEHLHEWIDIIFGYKQKGSEAIAAHNVFHPLTYEGGVDLNSIMDPNEKVALLTQILEFGQTPKQLFTIPHPRRIIPKLKSLSRASSHSVSIAESPVSPNEESFEDLTEESIMLAWNNIAKLKLHEQCKIHKEAITGIAVTCNGSSVFTTSQDSTLKMFSRESKTLQRSVSFSNMALSSCLILPGDTTVICSSWDNHIYFYSIAFGRQQDILMGHDDAVSKVCWRDERLYSASWDSTVKVWHCVPGETLSNKKYRFELLAELEHDVSVNTIDLNAANTMLASGTKEGTISIWDVTTATVLHQLPCHSGTVFNAAFSPDSRHLLSAGEDSCFKVIDVQTGMLISSVTADEPQRCFKWDGNTILSGSWSGELLIWDLLGGKVIERIKGHTGAIMSMWMNEQCNSVITGGEDRQIMFWKLQY; encoded by the exons GTTTTCACTGCTTCTTCTTAATCTGGAAGAACATTACTTTGAACATCACACAGCTAATCATATTATGAATAAAGGTTGCAGAGATGAAAG AAAAATCAGAGGTTCTCTAAAGATCTGCTCAAAATCGATTATTTTTGAACCTGATGAAAAAATCCAACCCATTATCAAG ATATCCCTGAGAGACTGCATTAGTATAAAAGCCCCAGAACACAATGAAGGAAATAACCCTTTCACATG ggATACATCTGGAGGGATTTCTGTTGTATGTAATCAG GTTTTTctcattaaagaaagaaacattatTGGACCCTATAAAACAGTAAGA GGTAGAACTGAATACTTATTCCAGCTGGATGTTGCTGGGAAACTGGGAGATGTTGTACAAACGCTACATCAG CTCTACAGGGCCTCTTGTCTAGATAAGCTGGGAGATCAAGCTGCCATG aTAACTGCTATACTGCAGTCACGTTTGGCTAGAACTTCATTTGATAAAAACAG ATTTCAGAGCATTTCTGAAACGCTGCATATGGAATGCAAGGCAGAAATGGTGACACCCTTGGTGACTAATCCAGGGCACGTATGCGTCACTGATGCAAACTTGTACTTTCAGCCTCTTAATGGATATCCT AAACCTGTAGTACAGATAACACTGCAAAATGTGCGCCGCATCTATAAAAGAAGACATGGTTTAATGCCACTG GGACTTGAAGTATTCTGCACAGAAAATGGTCTATGTTCTGACATCTACCTGAAATTCTACAACTATCAAGATCGAGATGAGCTCTATTTCCTTATTGCAACATATATAG aaaACCATATTACAGAGCATACAGCTGAAAGTTATATGTTACAATGGCAGCGAGGGCATATTTCAAACTACCAGTATCTCCTTCATCTCAACAATCTGGCTGATAGGAGCTGCAACGATCTCTCACAGTATCCTGTATTTCCCTGGATCATAGCAGACTACTCCAGTTCAGTACTAG atcTGACAAAGCCTGAAACATTCCGTGACCTTAGTAAACCAATTGGTGCCCTGAATAAGGAAAGACTGGAtagattattg acACGTTATCGGGAAATGCCTGACCCTAAATTCATGTATGGGAGCCACTATTCATCTCCgggttatgttttgttttatcttgttAGAGTTG cACCAGAGTACATGCTCTGTCTGCAGAATGGAAAATTTGATCATGCTGACAGAATGTTCAACAG TCTTGCAGAAACCTGGAAAAACTGTTTGGATGGTGCAACAGATTTCAAAGAG ctgATTCCAGAATTTTATGAAAATGATTCTAGTTTTCTAATAAACAGTTTGAAGTTGGACTTGGGAAAAAGACAGGGTGGAAAGACTGTTGAAGATGTAGAACTCCCCCCTTGGGCATCAG GTCCTGATGACTTTCTTCAGAAGAGCCAAGAGGCTTTAGAAAGTCAGTATGTATCAGAACATCTCCATGAATGGATCGACATAATATTTGGCTACAAGCAGAAAGGAAGCGAAGCAATTGCAGCTCACAATG tgtttcaccCATTAACTTACGAAGGAGGAGTGGATTTAAACag TATTATGGACCCCAATGAAAAAGTAGCTCTGCTGACACAAATCTTGGAGTTTGGACAGACGCCAAAACAGCTGTTTACAATTCCTCATCCCCGAAGGATAATACCTAAGCTTAAAAGCTTGTCTCGAGCATCTAGTCACAGTGTTTCCATAGCTGAATCTCCAG TTTCTCCAAATGAAGAATCATTTGAAGACTTAACAGAAGAAAGCATAATGCTTGCTTGGAACAATATTGCCAAACTAAAATTACATGAACAATGTAAAATTCATAAAGA GGCAATAACTGGAATAGCAGTCACTTGCAATGGGTCTTCTGTTTTCACTACATCCCAAG ATTCAACTTTGAAGATGTTTTCCAGAGAATCAAAAACACTCCAAAGAAGTGTGTCCTTTTCAAACATG GCTTTGTCATCTTGTTTAATCTTACCAGGAGATACCACTGTCATATGTTCTTCATGGGACAATCATAT ATATTTTTATTCAATTGCATTTGGAAGACAGCAAGACATCTTAATGGGACATGATGATGCAGTCAGTAAGGTCTGTTGGCGTGATGAGCGTTTATATTCTGCATCTTGGGATTCCACTGTGAAG GTGTGGCACTGTGTTCCTGGAGAAACCCTGAGCAATAAAAAATACCGCTTTGAACTGCTTGCAGAGTTAGAACATGATGTTAGT GTAAATACAATCGACCTAAACGCTGCAAATACTATGCTAGCATCTGGAACCAAAGAAGGTACCATTAGTATTTGGGATGTTACTACAGCGACAGTGTTGCACCAGTTGCCATGTCATTCTGGGACTGTGTTCAATGCTGCTTTTAGTCCTG ATAGCAGACATCTACTCAGTGCAGGAGAGGACAGCTGTTTTAAAGTAATAGATGTACAGACTGGAATGCTTATTTCTTCTGTAACTGCTGATGAGCCACAGAG GTGCTTCAAATGGGATGGAAATACCATCTTATCAGGAAGTTGGTCTGGTGAATTACTGATTTGGGACCTTCTTGGAGGAAAAGTTattgaaagaatcaaaggacataCAG GTGCAATAATGTCCATGTGGATGAATGAGCAATGCAACAGTGTTATTACAGGAGGGGAAGACAGACAAATCATGTTCTGGAAACTGCAATACTAA